One Burkholderia pyrrocinia DNA segment encodes these proteins:
- a CDS encoding entericidin A/B family lipoprotein, with translation MTRTIAAMLLVVTAALAGCNTVAGMGQDISKGGQAISDTAEKAK, from the coding sequence ATGACGCGTACGATTGCTGCAATGTTGCTGGTGGTGACCGCCGCGCTCGCCGGTTGCAATACGGTCGCCGGCATGGGCCAGGACATTTCGAAGGGCGGCCAGGCGATCAGCGATACGGCTGAAAAGGCCAAGTAA
- a CDS encoding aspartate carbamoyltransferase, with product MTVPQQAFLRDAMRRLNMTREAFANRIGVSRRALDTWLLPDDSQESRGMPEIVERFVSEIVERSAPEGGAYTQSVDNQGLAKQFLFEGKPQLLSVDQFSRESVEALFRVADVMQPIARRHKISRVLEGAVLGNLFFEASTRTRVSFGAAFCRLGGSVCDTTGFTFSSMAKGESIYDTSRVMAGYVDALVIRHPEKGSVAEFARATNLPVINGGDGPGEHPSQALLDLYTIQREFSRLGKIVDGAHIALVGDLKYGRTVHSLVKLLALYRGLKFTLVSPPMLEMPAYIIDQISTNGHVIEQTTDLAAGLRGADVVYATRIQKERFTDESFEGYTPDFQINQALVDSVCKPDTLIMHPLPRDSRPGANDLSVDLNRDPRLAIFRQTDNGIPVRMAIFAVLLGVENLVQHSMRDATWRPPAYLGPEDAVFHGVD from the coding sequence ATGACCGTTCCGCAACAAGCCTTCCTCCGCGACGCGATGCGCCGCCTCAACATGACCCGCGAAGCGTTCGCCAATCGCATCGGCGTCAGCCGGCGTGCGCTGGATACCTGGCTGCTGCCCGACGATTCGCAGGAATCGCGCGGGATGCCCGAGATCGTCGAGCGCTTCGTCTCGGAAATCGTCGAGCGTTCGGCACCGGAAGGCGGGGCCTATACGCAAAGCGTAGATAATCAGGGGCTCGCAAAGCAGTTCCTGTTCGAAGGCAAGCCGCAGTTGCTGTCGGTCGACCAGTTCTCGCGGGAATCGGTCGAGGCGCTGTTCCGCGTGGCCGACGTGATGCAGCCGATCGCGCGGCGCCACAAGATCTCGCGCGTGCTGGAAGGCGCCGTGCTCGGCAACCTGTTCTTCGAGGCCAGCACGCGCACGCGCGTGTCGTTCGGCGCGGCGTTCTGCCGGCTCGGCGGCTCGGTGTGCGACACGACGGGCTTCACGTTCTCGTCGATGGCCAAGGGCGAATCGATCTACGACACGAGCCGCGTGATGGCCGGCTACGTCGACGCGCTCGTGATCCGCCATCCGGAGAAAGGCTCGGTGGCCGAGTTCGCGCGTGCGACCAACCTGCCCGTGATCAACGGCGGCGACGGCCCCGGCGAGCACCCGAGCCAGGCGCTGCTCGATCTCTATACGATCCAGCGCGAGTTCTCGAGGCTCGGCAAGATCGTCGACGGCGCGCACATCGCGCTGGTCGGCGATCTCAAGTACGGCCGCACCGTGCACTCGCTCGTCAAGCTGCTCGCGCTGTACCGCGGGCTCAAGTTCACGCTCGTGTCGCCGCCGATGCTCGAGATGCCGGCCTACATCATCGACCAGATCTCGACGAACGGCCATGTGATCGAGCAGACGACCGACCTCGCGGCCGGGCTGCGCGGCGCGGACGTCGTCTACGCGACGCGGATCCAGAAAGAGCGCTTCACCGACGAATCGTTCGAAGGCTATACGCCGGATTTCCAGATCAACCAGGCGCTCGTCGACTCGGTCTGCAAGCCCGACACGCTGATCATGCACCCGCTGCCGCGCGACAGCCGGCCCGGCGCGAACGACCTGTCGGTCGACCTGAACCGCGACCCGCGCCTCGCGATCTTCCGCCAGACCGACAACGGCATTCCGGTGCGGATGGCGATCTTCGCGGTGCTGCTCGGTGTCGAGAATCTCGTCCAGCATTCGATGCGCGACGCGACGTGGCGCCCGCCCGCATACCTCGGGCCGGAGGATGCGGTGTTTCACGGGGTCGATTGA